A single window of Ananas comosus cultivar F153 linkage group 19, ASM154086v1, whole genome shotgun sequence DNA harbors:
- the LOC109724753 gene encoding uncharacterized protein LOC109724753 — MAQRQPEVIRSAPSGRVFAAQAEEPAEAEERNVVAGATHSFISRPFAQMHDIDIQLSGSTWRVEGPGRAFVIRKECLACPVQLGNWIMPTRMLVLKKLKDLHVILGMDWLSKYYASIDCKNKVMAFRELGQESSPIELARARVSPR, encoded by the exons ATGGCGCAGCGCCAACCTGAGGTGATCCGGTCGgctccgagcggacgggtgtttgccgctcaagccgaggaacctgcCGAGGCCGAGGAGCgcaatgttgtggcag gtgctacacACTCATTCATCAGTAGGCCATTTGCACAAATGCACGACATAGACATTCAGTTGAGTGGAAGCACTTGGCGAGTAGAGGGCCCCGGGCGTGCGTTTGTTATTCGAAAGGAGTGTTTGGCTTGTCCAGTTCAGTTGGGCAATTGGATCATGCCGACACGGATGTTGgtgctcaagaagttgaaggacCTCCACGttatattgggcatggactggctctcgaagtattatgcaTCTATTGATTGCAAGAACAAGGTGATGGCATTTCGTGAGCTAGGACAGGAGAGTTCGCctatcgagcttgcaagagctcGTGTTTCGCCGCGATAg